One Burkholderia pyrrocinia DNA segment encodes these proteins:
- a CDS encoding (2Fe-2S)-binding protein, with the protein MVTLNINGEARTVDAPDDMPLLWVLRDVVGLTGTKFGCGIAQCGACTVHLDGVAARSCVLPVAAVAGRRITTIEAVGATPAGRKVQQAWRELDVVQCGYCQSGQVMAATALIASNPNPSDADIDAAMAGNICRCGTYNRIRAAVKQAAKEA; encoded by the coding sequence ATGGTCACCCTCAACATCAACGGCGAAGCCCGCACGGTCGACGCCCCGGACGACATGCCCTTGCTCTGGGTGCTGCGCGACGTCGTCGGCCTCACCGGTACGAAGTTCGGTTGCGGAATCGCGCAATGCGGCGCATGTACCGTGCATCTCGACGGCGTCGCCGCGCGCTCGTGCGTGCTGCCGGTCGCGGCCGTCGCGGGCCGCAGGATCACGACGATCGAAGCCGTCGGCGCGACGCCGGCCGGCCGCAAGGTCCAGCAGGCGTGGCGCGAGCTCGACGTCGTCCAGTGCGGCTACTGCCAGTCGGGGCAGGTGATGGCGGCCACCGCGCTGATCGCATCGAACCCGAACCCGAGCGACGCCGACATCGACGCGGCGATGGCCGGCAACATCTGCCGCTGCGGCACGTACAACCGGATTCGCGCGGCCGTCAAACAAGCCGCCAAGGAGGCTTGA
- a CDS encoding putative quinol monooxygenase has translation MALHVIASLFLKPEHAQAAEAELRSMVVKTRTEPGNRRYDLFREQDGSPNLHVYEIYDDQAAFDAHLASPYFGEFRTKSADWFTAPPVIKVLSGIDVAE, from the coding sequence ATGGCGCTTCACGTGATTGCTTCCCTGTTCCTGAAACCCGAACACGCACAGGCCGCCGAGGCCGAACTGCGCAGCATGGTCGTCAAGACGCGCACCGAGCCGGGCAACCGGCGCTACGACCTGTTCCGCGAGCAAGACGGCTCGCCGAACCTGCACGTGTACGAGATCTACGACGACCAGGCCGCATTCGACGCGCACCTCGCCAGCCCGTATTTCGGCGAATTCCGCACGAAGTCGGCCGACTGGTTCACGGCGCCGCCGGTCATCAAGGTGCTGTCGGGCATCGACGTGGCCGAGTAA